A single genomic interval of Anopheles marshallii chromosome 2, idAnoMarsDA_429_01, whole genome shotgun sequence harbors:
- the LOC128709868 gene encoding unconventional myosin heavy chain 6 — MTAGAHMTWSAMFSLVARRCNAAANAYEGADVQNGTNGPTLGPVPSKLAWCSYHVRGRWHVPGKLCRYRLNASSLPILKLAKHILLLLFFSGRIGSTPDKGVPDMTCISDIDENGINRNLKVRYERDQIYTYTGSILIAVNPYKEIECYTQEYVAKYDGQKLGLLEPHVFAMAEAAYRNIRDNNTNQSCVISGESGAGKTETTKFILQYLCSVTCDVSTWVQQQILEANTILEAFGNAKTIRNDNSSRFGKFMQVCFDSKWCIKGCIIQDYLLEQSRITFQSPGERNYHVLYQLVAEGTTNKELAAALHLRDASFYRYLNSSGGTGDAGTDQSALEIVTESKRFEALRLAFNVLQISQPLIDGIFRVLSAIMWLGNLNFADVDGERCELAPEDDEIVKIVAQLLGLQEADLVQVLLKRQINVRGNITEIPLKLQEAGENRHAMAKALYSRTFAWLISHINTCINPGQDASRFLGVLDIFGFENFNTNSFEQLCINYTNEKLHKFFNHYVFALEQEIYRQEEIRFSHIQFTDNTQCLELIEKPPRCILKLLTEQCHMPKGSDTAYLTNLHSEFESNGSYVKGQDRRHWESEFGIRHYAGCVSYTVKGFVDKNRDVQQDVLFDHMSRSMNTFVQEIASFQDLLSIQHVQSASSATSTVSRGTSKGKLTVSDTFRQQLQALVDVLQSTNPWYVRCIKPNSDKLPNDYDDQLVLDQLRYLGMLDIIRIRREGFPVHLTFDDFVQKYQCLTKRFRNMSSQDQALAVVRELNVPPTEWQMGRTKVFLRSVVHEPLEDARKQVINSKALVIQRNWKRYSQQRQYRRVRTAALKIQHAYKGWKLRIEFLKKRRAAIVIQSHLRGVFAREVATALREMRRVDEEMRKRERLEAERREREAAQAEADRKALEESERVAKEEILALSQMAEQINSKLHSQQHAANNNSRLAQGSLQQNGPAGCDSKGSGSLQPGGAKGAGSASLQSNDSVDLDNLFAFLSEVQPNANSNAIIDEIGEKMDNLVEDLDVELESVIQQEIEGLTSERNNNVAAASTLKGGPLVNGTNNAIGSSNNNNNTINNNKPTTPKPMGGIPSLPEPTMPPPPPPIENNNHTLPAAQPHHPATLHHIRRHEEPIYEAVIHLKELPPPPLDAHEKVPPIPQHQPSPIPVAPSQHHPTVAPPPPVHAHQQPVPPPHAHQAPMHHPPPQPSATHPIQSDAPPQPPPHAHAAPSHAYVHLENGTAGHKLRPKSPAVIRSASPIQRTGPNGPMSPSSPKHSRPSSRASSTGGGHPFAEREQRRKYRVEKKLQEMQQMDITEREKELLRDDVYYDILEFAESFYNTHERSPEGTIMATLTRKGRKSVDMVPKYEMITYYRGTTIPSSHIHMYDPENVTIACNIFRDLCKYIRGELNSERELQVIQFIIGQGIEREELRDEIFVQCMRQATNNPSVDWTDRVWLLLCLTIVAFQPSKLLFRYFVSFLKKNLESLEGKLRQYVQWCLDNCKNTKVRCRQYPPSSVEVAAMRRLGTIVCRFFFLDGRTKAIDVHPTDTASDAVAKLAEKLGLCNIEGWAIYQSRPDGEEHVKSHDYLYDIIAAWEAKQTKIHASSSTLRKNATTLGSGENRFVFKKRLFKSTRELSQDPVEVNMLYAQAVYSVVKCDDFPVSEKVALQLAGLQAQVALGDPSNQPKPEYYSDVPSYLPERISKTREEQFWVPILAQAHRQYGSGRTELTAKVLYLSCVMQYPLYGTTMFAVSYRGYWSYGNSLILGVNCEGIILIKPDDKFVLYEFRYAEVESIMLDPSDSFITISLNRHTSTSTDQQRCFVFETAQKNEIGSLIVSYYPALSNWITENEVPPKKSKGITNEDRVRLHHNLVVCRRHLVDAEILRKPQDPSGGFLRNTLRRLSKHRLEKLRAEHGSPVHDHGETYKGFPHAYWAFSRQALPQSLSKLPDQEEQAMLQVFNSILTYAGLGQNGETVQRAEDEHITLIQSIMDRCMRKESLLNELYLQLIKQTTDHPDPNSRVNLRHWALLSLACSVILPPQKVVRKYLLGHLKRCASDFITEEGKYARFAEKCFFKTQGTRRRQWPPSREEIICTINRRPIYARFHFMDGQYHSVEFHPSSTSREVMEIVKKKIGLQENALGYAIYEVLGASERSLLPDEKVADVMSKWEKYRTAAAQAVQQNQSSNLPPACRRQHHLFLFKKHLFCDQYMNLDDPVEKELLYHQVLHGLRTERFPITEMEAIMLTALQGQLELGDSSDIVQDYRPIAAHCLPPRFVPNIPRDSVAMHHQSLRGTTPAEAKKSFLNLIQSWPLHKATIFDVMQSFTSNWPRMLWLAVDQKGLHLLEHRSRNTLCTYDYQSILSFSPNMNCLMIITGSDKKQSKVILTTAQAFQIANLIREYMEVLQRQQQTHVDDTQKENQSSGANQPPPAPQVPPHNQPLPPPHQHLPVQQQGVGGAVGTGTDLRKGGQRPPSMLLRQSSAALVAPQPS, encoded by the exons ATGACTGCGGGCGCGCATATGACTTGGTCGGCGATGTTCTCTTTGGTTGCACGGCGCTGTAATGCCGCCGCAAACGCTTATGAAGGTGCTGATGTGCAGAACGGAACGAACGGACCAACGCTCGGTCCAGTGCCATCGAAACTGGCATGGTGTAGCTACCACGTGCGAGGTCGATGGCACGTACCCGGCAAGTTGTGCCGGTACCGG CTCAACGCTTCTTCTCTTCCAATTTTAAAGTTGGCTAAACATATTctcttattgctttttttttcaggtcGCATCGGTTCCACACCGGACAAGGGCGTCCCCGATATGACCTGCATATCGGACATTGACGAGAATGGCATCAACCGCAACCTGAAAGTGCGCTACGAGCGGGACCAAATTTAT ACGTACACCGGATCGATACTGATCGCCGTCAACCCGTACAAAGAGATCGAATGCTACACTCAG GAATACGTTGCCAAATACGATGGCCAGAAGCTGGGCCTGCTGGAACCGCACGTGTTCGCGATGGCGGAAGCCGCCTATCGGAACATACGCGACAACAACACGAACCAATCGTGTGTCATATCCGGCGAATCGGGTGCCGGCAAGACGGAAACGACCAAATTCATCCTGCAGTACCTGTGCTCGGTCACGTGCGACGTATCGACCTGGGTGCAGCAACAGATCCTGGAAGCGAACACCATCCTGGAAGCGTTCGGCAATGCGAaaaccatccgcaacgacAACAGCTCCCGGTTCGGCAAGTTCATGCAGGTGTGCTTCGACTCGAAATGGTGCATCAAGGGTTGCATCATACAGGACTATCTGCTCGAGCAGTCGCGCATCACCTTCCAGAGCCCGGGCGAACGGAACTATCACGTGCTGTACCAGCTGGTCGCGGAGGGCACAACGAACAAAGAGCTGGCGGCGGCACTCCATCTCCGGGATGCGTCGTTCTATCGATATCTGAACTCGTCCGGTGGGACCGGCGATGCCGGCACCGACCAATCCGCGCTCGAGATTGTCACCGAATCGAAACGGTTTGAAGCGTTGCGGTTGGCGTTCAACGTGCTGCAGATCTCCCAGCCACTGATCGACGGTATATTCCGTGTGCTGAGTGCCATAATGTGGTTGGGCAATCTGAACTTTGCCGACGTCGACGGGGAGCGGTGCGAGTTGGCACCGGAGGATGACGAGATAGTGAAGATCGTCGCACAGCTGCTGGGATTGCAGGAAGCCGACCTGGTGCAGGTGTTGCTGAAGCGGCAGATCAATGTGCGCGGCAACATTACCGAGATACCGCTCAAGCTGCAGGAGGCGGGCGAAAATCGGCACGCGATGGCGAAGGCCCTCTACTCCCGCACCTTCGCCTGGTTAATCAGCCATATCAACACGTGCATCAACCCGGGCCAGGATGCGTCCCGGTTTTTGGGCGTGTTGGACATCTTCGGGTTTGAGAACTTCAACACCAACTCGTTCGAGCAGCTGTGCATCAACTACACGAACGAGAAGCTGCACAAATTCTTCAACCACTACGTGTTTGCGCTGGAACAAGAGATT TATCGCCAAGAGGAGATTCGGTTCTCCCACATCCAGTTCACCGATAACACGCAATGTCTAGAGCTGATCGAGAAGCCGCCACGCTGCATACTCAAGCTGCTGACAGAACAGTGCCATATGCCAAAGGGGTCAGACACTGCGTATCTCACCAATCTGCACAGCGAGTTCGAGTCGAACGGTAGCTACGTGAAGGGACAGGATCGACGCCACTGGGAGTCGGAGTTTGGCATTCGTCATTACGCGGGATGCGTCAGTTACACCGTCAAGGGATTCGTCGATAAAAACCGTGACGTGCAGCAGGACGTCCTGTTCGATCACATGAGTCGGAGCATGAATACGTTCGTGCAGGAGATCGCCTCCTTCCAGGATCTGCTTTCGATACAGCACGTCCAATCGGCATCGTCTGCGACGAGCACGGTATCGCGTGGAACTTCCAAGGGAAAGCTAACCGTCAGCGATACCTTCCGGCAGCAGCTGCAAGCACTGGTGGACGTTCTGCAGAGCACTAACCCCTGGTACGTGCGCTGCATTAAGCCAAACTCCGACAAACTGCCGAACGACTACGACGATCAGCTCGTGCTGGATCAGCTGCGTTATCTCGGCATGCTGGACATCATTCGTATACGGCGTGAAGGCTTCCCGGTACATCTGACGTTCGATGATTTCGTGCAAAAGTACCAATGTTTGACGAAGCGGTTCCGCAACATGTCCAGCCAGGATCAAGCGTTGGCCGTTGTACGCGAGCTGAACGTTCCGCCAACCGAGTGGCAGATGGGGCGCACCAAGGTGTTCCTGCGCAGTGTCGTCCACGAACCGCTCGAGGATGCCCGGAAGCAGGTGATCAACTCGAAGGCACTGGTCATACAGCGAAATTGGAAGCGGTACAGCCAGCAGCGCCAGTACAGGCGGGTTCGTACGGCCGCACTGAAGATACAGCACGCGTACAAGGGCTGGAAGCTGCGAATCGAGTTCCTGAAGAAGCGTCGCGCTGCCATCGTCATCCAGAGCCATCTGCGGGGTGTGTTTGCGCGCGAAGTCGCGACGGCACTGCGCGAAATGCGCCGGGTTGACGAGGAGATGCGCAAACGGGAACGGCTGGAAGCGGAACGTCGGGAACGGGAAGCGGCCCAGGCGGAAGCGGATCGGAAGGCGCTGGAGGAAAGCGAAAG GGTTGCGAAAGAAGAAATTCTTGCTTTGTCGCAAATGGCCGAGCAGATAAACTCGAAACTGCACTCACAACAGCATGCCGCAAACAATAACAGCCGCCTAGCGCAAGGCTCACTGCAGCAGAACGGACCGGCCGGGTGTGATAGTAAGGGGTCCGGGTCCCTGCAGCCGGGCGGTGCCAAGGGTGCCGGTTCCGCCAGCCTGCAGAGCAACGATTCGGTTGATCTGGACAATTTGTTTGCCTTCCTCAGCGAGGTACAGCCGAACGCGAACTCGAACGCCATCATCGACGAGATCGGCGAGAAGATGGACAATCTGGTGGAAGATCTCGACGTGGAGCTGGAATCGGTCATACAGCAGGAGATTGAAGGGTTGACGAGCGAACGCAACAATAATGTTGCGGCTGCATCCACGCTGAAGGGTGGTCCATTAGTGAATGGCACCAACAATGCAattggcagcagcaacaacaataacaatacgATTAATAACAATAAGCCGACCACACCGAAACCGATGGGCGG GATTCCATCGCTGCCAGAACCGACaatgccaccaccgccgccaccgatcgaaaacaacaaccatacaCTGCCGGCCGCCCAGCCACACCATCCCGCAACACTGCATCATATCCGGCGCCACGAGGAACCAATCTATGAGGCCGTTATACACCTGAAGGagcttccaccaccaccactagaTGCGCACGAAAAGGTGCCACCGATTCCGCAACATCAACCATCGCCGATTCCGGTCGCTCCATCGCAGCATCATCCAACGGTCGCGCCTCCACCACCGGTACATGCCCATCAGCAACCGGTACCGCCGCCCCATGCCCACCAGGCCCCAATGCATCATCCTCCGCCCCAACCGAGTGCGACCCATCCAATCCAATCGGATGCGCCACCACAGCCACCGCCCCACGCACATGCCGCACCTAGTCACGCGTACGTTCACCTCGAGAACGGAACCGCTGGCCACAAGCTACGCCCGAAGAGTCCGGCCGTCATACGATCGGCCAGTCCGATCCAGCGAACCGGCCCGAACGGACCGATGAGCCCGTCCTCGCCCAAGCACAGCCGGCCCAGCTCGCGAGCCTCCTCAACGGGTGGTGGCCATCCGTTCGCGGAACGGGAACAGCGTCGCAAGTATCGCGTGGAGAAGAAGCTCCAGGAAATGCAGCAAATGGATATAACCGAGCGCGAGAAGGAACTCCTGCGGGATGACGTGTACTACGATATTCTCGAGTTTGCCGAAAGCTTCTACAACACGCACGAACGATCGCCGGAAGGTACGATCATGGCGACACTAACACGCAAAGGCCGCAAATCCGTCGACATGGTGCCGAAGTACGAGATGATAACGTACTACCGCGGTACGACCATCCCGTCTTCCCACATACACATGTACGATCCGGAAAACGTGACGATTGCGTGTAACATTTTCCGCGACCTGTGCAAGTACATCCGCGGCGAGCTGAACAGCGAGCGGGAACTGCAGGTGATCCAGTTCATCATCGGGCAGGGCATTGAGCGGGAAGAACTGCGGGACGAAATCTTCGTGCAGTGTATGCGGCAGGCCACAAACAACCCGAGCGTCGACTGGACCGACCGCGTCTGGTTGCTGCTGTGTCTTACGATCGTCGCCTTCCAGCCGAGCAAATTGCTCTTCCGGTACTTCGTAAGCTTCCTGAAGAAGAATCTCGAATCGCTCGAAGGCAAACTGCGCCAGTACGTGCAGTGGTGTTTGGATAATTGTAAAAACACCAAGGTTCGCTGTCGCCAGTATCCACCGTCGAGCGTGGAAGTTGCG GCAATGCGACGGCTCGGTACGATTGTGTGCCGGTTCTTTTTCCTCGATGGACGCACCAAAGCGATCGATGTTCATCCGACCGATACGGCAAGCGATGCCGTGGCCAAGCTGGCGGAAAAGCTTGGACTGTGCAATATCGAGGGCTGGGCGATCTATCAATCGCGCCCGGACGGTGAGGAGCACGTCAAGTCGCACGACTATCTGTACGACATTATAGCCGCCTGGGAAGC CAAGCAGACGAAGATCCACGCGTCCAGCTCCACGCTGCGCAAGAACGCAACCACGCTGGGTTCGGGCGAGAATCGGTTCGTGTTCAAGAAGCGTTTGTTTAAGAGTACGCGGGAACTCTCGCAGGATCCGGTGGAGGTGAACATGCTGTACGCACAGGCCGTGTACAGCGTAGTGAAG TGCGATGATTTCCCGGTCTCGGAGAAGGTTGCACTGCAGCTGGCCGGCTTACAGGCCCAGGTTGCGCTCGGCGATCCGTCGAACCAACCGAAACCGGAGTACTATTCGGACGTGCCGAGCTATCTGCCGGAGCGCATCTCGAAAACCCGTGAGGAACAGTTCTGGGTGCCGATACTGGCCCAAGCTCATCGACAGTACGGTTCAGGACGCACGGAGCTAACGGCGAAGGTGCTGTACCTGTCGTGTGTCATGCAGTACCCACTGTACGGCACGACGATGTTCGCCGTGTCCTACCGTGGCTATTGGAGCTATGGCAACAGTCTGATACTCGGCGTTAACTGCGAGGGTATCATACTGATCAAGCCGGACGACAAGTTCGTCCTGTACGAGTTCCGCTACGCCGAGGTGGAATCGATCATGCTCGATCCGAGCGACAGCTTCATCACGATCAGTCTGAACCGGCACAcgagcaccagcaccgaccaGCAACGGTGCTTCGTGTTTGAGACGGCCCAGAAGAACGAAATCGGTTCGCTGATCGTGTCGTACTATCCGGCCCTTTCGAACTGGATCACGGAGAACGAGGTACCGCCGAAGAAGAGCAAAGGCATCACCAACGAGGATCGCGTCCGGCTGCACCACAATTTGGTCGTCTGCCGGCGACACCTGGTCGATGCGGAGATACTGCGCAAACCGCAGGACCCTAGCGGTGGCTTCCTGCGCAACACGTTGCGCCGACTGTCGAAACATCGGCTGGAGAAGTTGCGCGCCGAACATGGCAGCCCGGTGCACGATCATGGCGAAACGTACAAAGGTTTCCCGCACGCTTACTGGGCATTCAGCCGACAGGCGTTGCCCCAAAGCCTTAGCAAGCTGCCCGATCAGGAGGAGCAGGCTATGTTGCAGGTGTTCAATTCGATTCTAACCTACGCCGGTCTCGGGCAAAATG GCGAAACAGTTCAGCGCGCAGAGGACGAACACATTACGCTCATACAGTCGATCATGGATCGTTGCATGCGCAAGGAGTCGCTGCTGAACGAACTGTATCTGCAGCTGATCAAGCAAACGACCGACCATCCCGATCCTAACTCACGCGTAAATCTGCGCCACTGGGCGCTACTATCACTCGCCTGTAGCGTCATACTGCCACCCCAGAAGGTGGTGCGCAAGTATCTGCTAGGACATCTGAAACGTTGCGCTAGCGATTTCATCACCGAGGAGGGCAAGTATGCACGCTTTGCGGAGAAATGTTTCTTCAAAACGCAGGGCACCCGGCGCCGCCAGTGGCCACCGTCGCGGGAGGAAATCATCTGCACCATCAACCGGCGACCGATCTACGCGCGGTTCCACTTTATGGACGGACAGTATCATTCGGTCGAGTTCCACCCAAGCTCGACTTCTCGAGAGGTGATGGAAATCGTGAAGAAGAAGATCGGACTTCAGGAAAATGCACTCG GGTACGCTATCTACGAAGTGCTGGGAGCATCGGAACGGAGCTTACTGCCGGACGAAAAGGTTGCTGACGTCATGTCGAAATGGGAAAAGTATCGCACCGCGGCCGCCCAGGCGGTGCAGCAAAATCAAAGCTCCAACTTACCGCCCGCCTGCCGCCGGCAGCATCATCTGTTTCTGTTCAAGAAGCATCTGTTCTGCGATCAGTACATGAACCTGGACGATCCCGTCGAAAAGGAATTGCTCTATCACCAGGTGCTACACGGTTTGCGTACCGAACGTTTTCCCATCACCGAAATGGAGGCT ATTATGTTAACTGCTCTACAAGGACAACTTGAGCTGGGTGACAGTTCGGACATTGTGCAGGATTATCGGCCCATTGCTGCCCACTGTCTGCCACCCCGCTTCGTACCGAACATCCCGCGCGACAGTGTGGCCATGCATCATCAGAGTTTGCGCGGCACGACACCGGCAGAGGCGAAGAAATCCTTCTTGAATCTCATCCAAAGCTGGCCCCTCCATAAGGCCACCATCTTCGACGTGATGCAATCGTTCACCTCCAACTGGCCACGGATGCTCTGGCTGGCGGTGGACCAGAAGGGATTGCACCTGCTCGAACACCGGTCACGCAACACGCTCTGCACGTACGACTATCAGTCGATACTGTCGTTCTCACCCAACATGAACTGTCTCATGATCATCACCGGTTCGGATAAGAAGCAGTCGAAGGTTATCCTTACCACGGCACAG GCCTTCCAAATTGCAAACCTTATACGCGAATACATGGAAGTGCTtcagcggcagcagcaaacgcaCGTGGATGACACGCAGAAGGAAAATCAATCGTCCGGTGCTAACCAACCGCCACCTGCCCCACAAGTGCCACCGCACAACCAACCCCTTCCGCCACCCCATCAGCATCTTCCGGTTCAGCAGCAAGGTGTTGGAGGTGCTGTCGGGACCGGGACGGATCTACGTAAGGGTGGTCAACGACCACCATCGATGCTGTTGCGTCAGTCCAGTGCCGCACTGGTGGCACCACAGCCCAGCTAA
- the LOC128706676 gene encoding NADH dehydrogenase [ubiquinone] 1 alpha subcomplex subunit 6: protein MASREAVRRTVQSVRPILSVDREEARKRVLNLYKAWYRQIPYIVMDYDIPKSVEQCREKLREEFLKHRNVTDIRVIDMLVIKGQMELKESVEIWKQKAHIMRYWKESQEPKPTDFLSKFLSGQN from the exons ATGGCTAGCCGTGAAGCCGTACGTCGGACGGTGCAATCCGTTCGGCCCATCCTGTCCGTCGACCGGGAGGAAGCGCGTAAACGTGTCCTCAACCTCTACAAGGCATGGTATCGCCAAATTCCGTACATTG tgatGGACTACGATATCCCGAAGTCGGTCGAACAGTGCCGGGAAAAGCTGCGGGAAGAGTTCCTCAAGCACAGGAACGTCACCGATATTCGCGTGATCGATATGCTCGTCATCAAGGGACagatggagctgaaggagtcGGTTGAAATCTGGAAGCAGAAAGCACACATCATGCGCTACTGGAAGGAGAGCCAGGAACCGAAACCCACGGACTTCCTGTCCAAATTCTTGTCCGGTCAAAATTAA